In the genome of Monodelphis domestica isolate mMonDom1 chromosome 2, mMonDom1.pri, whole genome shotgun sequence, one region contains:
- the FBXO5 gene encoding F-box only protein 5, which produces MSRHRSHCCCSCSCCSSSLSAASSACCSGPGAVTPAESPCPTDRYKSENKDNSPYYSVKMKCDFNCNHVDSGPILKPDISKMESGTPEYLEDFCKDCIKDHRRLSYSGPQNVSPTIVELKTENGPVHNKENQALHKLDASSEFEELESSRLYEDSGYSSFSQQSSPGEQQYNSILLSRNFIVSPRPCFLQSQSTEKFPNKNLLPILHFEEVVCSTLKKNAKRNPKVDWETVERLVSHGDFGLHNVIGRKMGLEQLDILSELFQRGLKHVLASVLRHLREMDLINVARVSATWKKILKDNKGAFHLYNMAMKKANENTTKFSAHAATREYVLVRAALASVQKSTAQAPSASKKVSRSKLSDQGVSVYSRHTEFSEVAKTLKKSESLRACIHCNSPAKFDPYLQRATCNRESCGFDFCTRCLCSYHITKDCSNEKPLKANSKVGPLPGSKKSKKNLRRL; this is translated from the exons gATACAAATCAGAGAATAAAGACAACAGTCCATACTATTCTGTCAAAATGAAATGTGATTTTAATTGTAACCATGTTGATTCTGGGCCTATATTAAAGCCTGATATTAGTAAAATGGAATCTGGTACTCCTGAATATTTAGAAGATTTTTGTAAAGACTGTATTAAAGACCACAGAAGGCTATCCTACTCTGGACCTCAGAATGTGAGCCCTACGATTGTAGAACTAAAAACTGAAAATGGACCAGTGCACAACAAGGAAAACCAAGCCCTACACAAGCTTGATGCTTCAAGTGAATTCGAAGAACTGGAGAGCAGTAGGCTTTATGAGGACAGTGGCTACTCTTCATTCTCTCAGCAAAGCAGCCCTGGTGAACAGCAATATAACAGCATTCTATTGTCACGTAATTTCATTGTCAGTCCCAGACCCTGCTTTCTACAGAGCCAAAGCACAGAAAAGTTTCCAAATAAAAACTTGTTGCcaatccttcattttgaagaagtGGTTTGttcaactttaaaaaagaatgccAAAAGAAATCCTAAAGTAGATTGGGAAACAGTGGAAAGACTAGTTTCCCATGGAGATTTTGGACTACATAATGTAATTGGTAGAAAAATGGGCTTAGAGCAACTGGATATTCTCAGTGAACTTTTCCAAAGAGGACTCAAACATGTCTTAGCAAGTGTTTTAAGGCACCTCAGGGAGATGGACTTGATCAA TGTGGCCAGAGTGAGTGCAACATGGAAGAAGATCCTGAAAGACAATAAAGGGGCTTTCCACTTATATAATATGGCGATGAAGAAAGCTAAT gaaaaTACCACCAAGTTTTCAGCTCATGCTGCAACTAGAGAATATGTTCTAGTCAGGGCAGCATTGGCTTCTGTACAGAAATCAACAGCCCAGGCTCCTAGTGCATCCAAAAAAGTATCTCGGTCCAAATTGTCTGATCAAGGTGTTTCTGTGTACAGCCGACACACTGAGTTTTCTGag GTTGCCAAGACTTTGAAAAAGAGTGAAAGCTTAAGAGCCTGTATCCATTGCAACTCACCTGCAAAATTTGACCCCTATTTGCAGAGGGCGACATGCAACCGAGAAAGTTGTGGCTTTGATTTTTGTACAAGATGTTTATGCAGCTATCATATCACCAAAGACTGTTCAAATGAAAAACCTCTAAAAGCAAACTCCAAAGTGGGACCTCTTCCTGgaagtaaaaaaagtaaaaagaatttaCGGAGGTTATGA